The following is a genomic window from Hallerella porci.
GCTTTAAGAAAAAATTAGGAGGGAGGAAGGAGGAATTGAAAATAATGGCGCGGCGTAGCCGCGCAGGGGAAACGCGAAGTTTTAGAGCGGAAAATTTTTGATGTACTCGTGCGAAGCGCCTCATTTTTGCAAAATTTGTCCGTCGGGATTCCGGAGATACCATTTTGCACGCAAAATTTGTCCGTCGGGATTCCGGAGATAACATTTTACACGCAAAATTTGTCCGTCGGGACTCCGGAGATACCATTTTGCACGCAAAATTTGTCCGTCGGGACTCCGGAGATAACATTTTACACGCAAAATTTGTTCATCGGAAGTCCGGAGATAACATTTTACATGAAAAATTATTCCATCGGAACTCCGGAGATAACATTTTACATGAAAAATTATTCCATCGGAACTCCGGAGATGAAATTTTGCAAATTTCCGACCACTAACCCCTGCCCACTAACCCCTGCCCACTAACCACTAACCCCTGATCACCGACCACTAATTCCTCCTTTTTAACCGCTTTCGCATTCTAAATTTTTCTACATTATTGTGCGAACGTAGTAACACACTAGAGGTAAAAAAATGAACTACTTCAATACACTCCCTCTCCGCAAGAAGATCGAAGAACTTGGTCATTGCCGTTTTATGGAAGCTTCTGAATTCTCTCGTGGAACCGAAGCTCTTAAGGGCAAGAAAATTGTGATTATCGGTTGCGGTGCTCAGGGCCTTCATCAGGGTCTTGACCTTCGCGATAGCGGTTTGGATGTATCTTACGCACTCCGCGATTCTGCAATTCAAGAAAAGCGCGCATCTTTCAAGAATGCGACGGAAAATGGTTTTAAGGTAGGTACTTACAAGGAACTCATTCCGAGTGCAGACCTCGTTTGCAACCTCACACCGGATAAGCAGCATCACAATGTGATTCCGCAGATTATGCCGCTTATGAAGAAGGGTGCAGTTCTTTCTTACAGCCACGGCTTCAACATCATCGAAGAAGGTCAACAGATTCGCGATGATATCACCGTGATTATGTGTGCTCCGAAGGGTCCGGGTTCCGAAGTGCGTGCAGAATATGTTCGCGGATTCGGCATGCCGTGCCTCATCGCTGTCCAAGCGGACCACGATCCAGAAGGCAAGGGTTGGGATTATGCAAAGGCTTACGCTGCTGGTCTTCATGCAGACCGCGCCGGCGTTCTCGAAAGCTCTTTCATCGCCGAAGTCAAGTCCGACTTGATGGGCGAACAGACCATTCTCTGCGGTATGCTCCAGACCGGAACTCTCCTCGGCTTCGATAAGATGGTTTCCGAAGGCATTGAACCGGGTTATGCAGCAAAGCTCCTCCAATACGGTTGGGAAACTGTTTCCGAAGCTTTGAAGCACGGTGGCATCACGAATATGATGGATCGTCTTTCGAATCCGGCAAAGATTCGCGCTTACGAACTTTCCTTGGAATTGAAGAAGATTATGACCGACCTTTATCGCCGTCACCAAGACGACATTATCTCGGGCGAATTCTCTTCGACGATGATGAAAGACTGGGAAGCAGGCGACAAGGATTTGCTCACTTGGCGTGAAGAAACGGGTAAGACCGCTTTCGAAAAGACCGCTGCTTCGGACGCAAAGATTACCGAACAAGAATACTTTGACCGCGGCGTTCTCATGGTCGCTATGATCAAGGCTGGTTCGGAACTTGCATTCGAAACGATGACCGCTTCGGGCATGAAGCCGATGAGCGCTTACTATGAAACCCTTCACGAAATTCCGCTGATTGCAAACCTCATCGCGCGCAAGAAGCTCTATGAAATGAACCGCGTCATTAGCGATACCGCTGAATACGGCTGCTACCTCTTCGCAAACCGCTGCATTCCTCTCCTCCAAGACTTCATGAAGAAGATTACGAAGGAAGACCTCGGCGAAGTTTACGGTGCAGGCAAGGGCAACGGTGTCGATAACGTGAAACTCATCGCAGTGAACAAGGGCATTCGTCAGCATCCGACCGAAATCATCGGTGCATGGCTCCGCGAACACATGACTGGCATGGCAGAAATTGCCGTGGCAACCAAGTAATTTTCCTTTCGGATTTTTACGAAAAAGCCTCGGGTAAAACCGAGGCTTTTTTGTGCGAAGAAAAGGAAACGAAAAACTTAAAAAAGAACACAAAGCCAATAAAACGGCAATTTTTTACATTTAGCGTATGATTGAAACACGTCCAGAATTAAAAAATATCTCCGATTACGTTCCCGGAAAATCCATTGAAGAAATCTGCGAACAATACGGATTAAAAAGTGCAGTGAAACTTGCGTCCAACGAAAATCCGCTCGGACCGTCACCGAAAGCGCAAAAGGCATTTTGCGAAATGGCTTCGCAGTTGCATCTTTATCCGCGCGGAAATGCGCCGCATTTAATTTCGGCGATTGCAAAAAAATTCGGCGTGAACACAAATCAAATCGTCCTCGGCAATGGCTCCGACGAAATCATCGATATGGTGGGGAAAGCTTTCTTGCAGCCAGGCGATGAATGCATCGGCATCCGAACGACTTTCTCTGTTTACAGCGCAACCGCAGATTTATACGGGGCAAAATTTATTTCGGTCGCCGCGGGCGAAGAACGTCCTGCGTTAGATCTTTATCTTCAAGCGTTAACGCCGAAGACGCGCGCCATTTTCATTTGCAATCCGAATAATCCCACCGGATTTTATTACAGCGAAAAAGAACTTCTCGACTTTCTTCAAAAAGTGCCGCAGAATGTTCTCGTTTTCTTGGACGAAGCGTATTCGGAATTTGCGACGGCGCCAGATTATCCGAAGCTCATTTCGAAACTCGCAGAATTTCCGAATTTGCTTTTGAATCGCACATTCAGTAAAATTTACGGACTCGCGGGACTGCGCATCGGTTATGCGTTTTCTAGTCCCGAAATCATCGCGGCGATTTGGAAAGTGAAACCGCCTTTCGATGTGAATTTACCTGCGCAAGCGGCGGCAACGGCTGCGCTTTCCGATGAAAATCACATTCAACAATCGATTGCTTTGACGGTTTCTGGTGCGCAATTTTTGACGGAAAATTTTGCCAAGCTCGGCTTTTCCGTTCTCCCGACGCAGGCGAATTTCATCTGCGTGCATATCGGCGAAAATTGCAAACAGTTGACGGAATTTTTGGAACGAAACGGCATGATCGTGCGCTACTTAAAAAGTTTCGGCCTCCCCGAATCTATCCGCGTAACGATTGGAAAGCCCGAAGAAAATCAACTGCTGATCGATCTCGTTCAAAAGTGGAAAGAAGAATGTCAACTTGCGAAGTAAAAGAATTAGAACAAATCGCGATGCGCGCTGCATCGGCTGCGGAAAAAGTGATTCTTTCGCATTTTGATTCCGATTTAGCGGTGGAATGGAAACCGGACAATACGCCGGTAACAATCGTAGATAAAGGTGCCGAAGAAGCTTTGCGAAAAGTCTTTGCCCAAGAAACGCCGCACTTCGGCGTCATCGGCGAAGAATTTGGCATTGAAAATCCCGAAGCCGAATATAAATGGGTTTTCGATCCGATTGATGGCACAAAATCTTTTATCCGCGGCGTTCCTCTTTTTGGAACTCTTATCGGGCTTTATCATCGGGGCGAACCGCTCGTCGGCATTATCAATCTTCCGGCGCAACGAAAAATGTTGCATGCGGCAAAAGGCTGTGGCGCTTTTGTCGGAGAACGTCGCGTTTATACGTCAAAAGTCGAACACCTGAGCGATGCGCTTGTGCTTTCGGGAACGGTCAATACTTTTGACGAAATGCATCTCGGCAAAGAATTTGAAGCGTATCGCAAATCCGCAAAACTTTACCGCGGTTGGGGCGATTGCTACGGTTACTTCTTAGTCGCCACGGGTCGCGCCGAAGCAATGGTTGATCCCGTCGTTTCGCTGTGGGACATCGCTGCGTTTCCTGCAATTTTTGCTGAAGCTGGTGGAAGTTTCTCGCTTTTGGATGGAACGACTGCGCTCTTCGATGCAAACGGAAAACCGACGCGTCCCATTCACGAAGGTTATAACGCCAAAGCGACAAACGGAAAAATCGAATCCGTTTTCGCTCGCTAAAATTTTCATTCCGAAAAATCCGAATTCGCGGTGCTGTAAATTTGATGCCCGCTTTCATTAAAATGCACAAAAACAGTGCCGACTTTGGATGTATTGAGCAGCGGAATTTTCAAACTGTCCAAACGTTCGACGACGACTTTGTGCGGATGACGAAAACGGTTGTGTTTTCCATTGGATGCAATCGCTATTTCGGGTTGAACCGCTTCTAAAAATTCCCGCGAACTCGAAGTCTTTGAACCGTGATGCCCGAGTTTTAATATGTCGGTTTTAAGCGCAATATCGGTTTGCAAAATTTCCGCTTCGCCTTCTTTGGTGAGGTCGCCCGTTAAAAGCATCGAACCGCCGACGCCTTCGATGCGAAGGGTAATGCTTTCGGAATTGGTTTCTCCGCATTGCGTAGGGTCGGGATGCAAAACGCGCATTTCCCACGGAATTTTTTCTTCTGGATTGGCATAAAATTCTTCGCGGAAAATCATCCCGCGCCGCAAATCTTGAATGGCGACATTGCGAATAGTCGCTGTCGAAAGGACGCGCATCCATTCTGGCTTTTCGGTAAAGCGGGCGCATTCTTGAATCCAAAGATTTTCTACGGGAAATTCGCGGAGCAAAACTTCGGCGCCACTAAAATGATCCAAATCGGGATGCGTAATAATAATGCCTTTGAGTTTCCAAATTCCTTCGTTTTGCAAATACGGAATAATTTTATCGTTTGCGACATTGCGTTTGCCCGAATTGACGCCGGCATCGACCAAATAGGCATTTCCTTTTGGGCTTTTGACTAAAATGCAATCGCCTTGTCCGATATCCAAAACGGTCACTTCCCAAGACGGAGAAATTTTGGGCGAAAGTGCGGTGTAAAGGAAATAGCCTCCAAAAAGGCAAAGCGAAATGAGAACGATTCTTCGGACCCAAAAATTTTCGCGGAATTTACCGAGCGAAAGCACCACAAGCCCAATTAAAAGAAGAATCCAAATGGGGAAAGGCCCCGCCGTGACCGACGCTAATGTAACCGCAGAAATTTTCCCGACGAGAAATGCCGAAAGCCGAAAGAGAAATCCCGCGGCAGCGCAAAACGCTTCGGCGCAAACAGGAATCGGAAGTAGTAACGCAAAAACTCCCGCTTGCATGCCGAGACTTACGAGCGGTACCACGAAAATATTTCCGACGATTGAAATCGGTGAAAGCGAATGAAACGACCAAATGAGAAATGGCGCAGTCGAAGCGGTCGCAACCAAAGTAATCCAAACGGCTGCGAAAACATAATTTTCTAAAAAATTCCAAATTTTATTTTTCCGCAAAAATTCATTTTTTGTCGTCAACGGATTTCGTTTTCCGTAAGCGATAATCCCTGCGGTGGCGGACGCCGAAAGTTGGAATCCGACATTCCAAATGACATCGGGATGAACGGCGGTTAAAATCAAAAGCGCAACGCCTAAAGAATTGAGCGAGTCCGCTTTGCGTTCGAAAAGAAGTCCGCATTGCACGACCGAAAACATAAAGACCGCACGAAGAACAGCGGGCGAGCCGCCGGCTGCGGGCGCGTAAATGAGCATCAAAAAAATGGCGCAAAGACTTGCTGCTCGGTGCGGCATCCGCGTCGCTTTTAAAAGCAATAAAATCATTCCCGAAAGTAAAACCACATGGAATCCGCTGATGGCGAGAACGTGGACAATTCCTGCGCGGCGAAATCCGCTTTGGAGCGCATCGGGAATATTCGAACGGTCGCCGGCCAAAAGCCCGATTAAAAGTCCCGATTCTGCGGGCGAAAGATACTTACCAAAGTAATTTTTTAAATGCCTGCGGAATGCTGAAAATGCTTTTTCCAAGACGAAGCGATGCGAAATCACTTGAAAGGATTCCAATTTTCCAAAGCCCGCAAGTCCTTGACTTTTTAACCATTTGGGCGAATCAAATCCCCCGGGAAGTGTCGGCGGCTCAATCGGAAACCATTTCGCAGTAAATTGAATCGAATCTCCGGGCATAGGAAAGGGCGCTTGCTTTTTGGATAAGCGGAATTTTCCGTTTTCGCTTTCTACGATTACGGCGACGCCTTCGGGGCGATCGATGACCGATTCGACGAAACCAGAACCTTCCTGCGGAAGATTTTTGGGAAAAGCGGGCTCGTTTGCGCTAAAAAATGACGAAATCCACAGTCGAATCACAAAAAAGAGCAGCACCGCAAGCGAAATTCGCCGCGAAAAAGCGGGGAACGCCCACAGCGCAAGCACAAGAATTGGCATAAACGCGATGCCGTAGAGCGGAAATTCTGCGGAAGTGAGAAGCAATGTCGCCGCAAAAAAGGCTGCGAGAGCGGGTCTTTCTGAGAGCGGGCTTAAAAATTTTCGAAATTCATCGAATCGCATAATTTTCTCCTAAAAAAAGATTAAATTGCAAAGACAAAGTGTCCTCTTATTCTTTAAACGCTCGAATGTCGGAAAAAAGGAAAAAAAGCTCATTTTTCACACTTTTTTGGCTCGTTTGGCTCATTTTGCCCTTCGGCGTCGTCGGCTGTGAAAATTTTGGTTCTTCGACAGATTCGCCCTCCAAATTGCCTCCATTTGATGTGCGATTTCAACTTTCGGCGAATGATTTGGCAAATAATGATTCTGCCAAAGCGCATCTCGTTTCGGGAACTCTTTTGCGGGTTTATCCGAATGCATTTTATCGGCTTTCGTTTGATATCGATTCTTTGCAAAAAGCGCCGCAACTTAATTTATTCCGCGTCGTCGATAGTCACGTTCGCAATTTAACGCGAAGCATTACGCCAAAAGAAGAAAATGGCCGCTGGATTTACGAATTCGTCTGCGAAGAAAATGAACCGATGTATTGGGTGACAACTCTCGAAAGAAATGGCGATTATTTTCGCGGACAAGTCCAAAATGTCCTTTTCGAAGGCGCGGGCAATTACAGCAATCATTTTAGCGTGAATTTAATTGTCGCGGGCGAGTACGGCGGCACCGCAGATTCGGTATCTGCAGATTCTTTGGCAAAGCTTTTACAGCGAGAATTTCGCAAGAATTTTTCGCCCGG
Proteins encoded in this region:
- the ilvC gene encoding ketol-acid reductoisomerase, translated to MNYFNTLPLRKKIEELGHCRFMEASEFSRGTEALKGKKIVIIGCGAQGLHQGLDLRDSGLDVSYALRDSAIQEKRASFKNATENGFKVGTYKELIPSADLVCNLTPDKQHHNVIPQIMPLMKKGAVLSYSHGFNIIEEGQQIRDDITVIMCAPKGPGSEVRAEYVRGFGMPCLIAVQADHDPEGKGWDYAKAYAAGLHADRAGVLESSFIAEVKSDLMGEQTILCGMLQTGTLLGFDKMVSEGIEPGYAAKLLQYGWETVSEALKHGGITNMMDRLSNPAKIRAYELSLELKKIMTDLYRRHQDDIISGEFSSTMMKDWEAGDKDLLTWREETGKTAFEKTAASDAKITEQEYFDRGVLMVAMIKAGSELAFETMTASGMKPMSAYYETLHEIPLIANLIARKKLYEMNRVISDTAEYGCYLFANRCIPLLQDFMKKITKEDLGEVYGAGKGNGVDNVKLIAVNKGIRQHPTEIIGAWLREHMTGMAEIAVATK
- the hisC gene encoding histidinol-phosphate transaminase — its product is MIETRPELKNISDYVPGKSIEEICEQYGLKSAVKLASNENPLGPSPKAQKAFCEMASQLHLYPRGNAPHLISAIAKKFGVNTNQIVLGNGSDEIIDMVGKAFLQPGDECIGIRTTFSVYSATADLYGAKFISVAAGEERPALDLYLQALTPKTRAIFICNPNNPTGFYYSEKELLDFLQKVPQNVLVFLDEAYSEFATAPDYPKLISKLAEFPNLLLNRTFSKIYGLAGLRIGYAFSSPEIIAAIWKVKPPFDVNLPAQAAATAALSDENHIQQSIALTVSGAQFLTENFAKLGFSVLPTQANFICVHIGENCKQLTEFLERNGMIVRYLKSFGLPESIRVTIGKPEENQLLIDLVQKWKEECQLAK
- a CDS encoding inositol monophosphatase family protein → MSTCEVKELEQIAMRAASAAEKVILSHFDSDLAVEWKPDNTPVTIVDKGAEEALRKVFAQETPHFGVIGEEFGIENPEAEYKWVFDPIDGTKSFIRGVPLFGTLIGLYHRGEPLVGIINLPAQRKMLHAAKGCGAFVGERRVYTSKVEHLSDALVLSGTVNTFDEMHLGKEFEAYRKSAKLYRGWGDCYGYFLVATGRAEAMVDPVVSLWDIAAFPAIFAEAGGSFSLLDGTTALFDANGKPTRPIHEGYNAKATNGKIESVFAR
- a CDS encoding DNA internalization-related competence protein ComEC/Rec2; translation: MRFDEFRKFLSPLSERPALAAFFAATLLLTSAEFPLYGIAFMPILVLALWAFPAFSRRISLAVLLFFVIRLWISSFFSANEPAFPKNLPQEGSGFVESVIDRPEGVAVIVESENGKFRLSKKQAPFPMPGDSIQFTAKWFPIEPPTLPGGFDSPKWLKSQGLAGFGKLESFQVISHRFVLEKAFSAFRRHLKNYFGKYLSPAESGLLIGLLAGDRSNIPDALQSGFRRAGIVHVLAISGFHVVLLSGMILLLLKATRMPHRAASLCAIFLMLIYAPAAGGSPAVLRAVFMFSVVQCGLLFERKADSLNSLGVALLILTAVHPDVIWNVGFQLSASATAGIIAYGKRNPLTTKNEFLRKNKIWNFLENYVFAAVWITLVATASTAPFLIWSFHSLSPISIVGNIFVVPLVSLGMQAGVFALLLPIPVCAEAFCAAAGFLFRLSAFLVGKISAVTLASVTAGPFPIWILLLIGLVVLSLGKFRENFWVRRIVLISLCLFGGYFLYTALSPKISPSWEVTVLDIGQGDCILVKSPKGNAYLVDAGVNSGKRNVANDKIIPYLQNEGIWKLKGIIITHPDLDHFSGAEVLLREFPVENLWIQECARFTEKPEWMRVLSTATIRNVAIQDLRRGMIFREEFYANPEEKIPWEMRVLHPDPTQCGETNSESITLRIEGVGGSMLLTGDLTKEGEAEILQTDIALKTDILKLGHHGSKTSSSREFLEAVQPEIAIASNGKHNRFRHPHKVVVERLDSLKIPLLNTSKVGTVFVHFNESGHQIYSTANSDFSE